Below is a genomic region from Chiloscyllium plagiosum isolate BGI_BamShark_2017 unplaced genomic scaffold, ASM401019v2 scaf_13779, whole genome shotgun sequence.
CGCAGATAGACAATGCAACAAGGACATGCCGTGACCCAACACACTCGCTACGCTGCCTGAAATAAACTAACAGCCAGAGTGCTCCGATCACTCAGACTCATCACAACCCCTAAACCCTCAGGCATGCTcaggcaacaactcaccagaacaaaagaccctagACCCATCATgtgcaaaaacaaacaaacattttgcTCCTTACCTCGTCTCTCACTATCACCCAAGTTGTAACTTTGCACCCACAGTTTACAAGATTTGACACAAAGACTGCACGATACATGAGACACctagcaatccgcatccacgaacaccaacccgctacacacacacacacacacacacacacacgacagccagagaatttctacaAACATGGCACTCACCCACAGACTCCGTCAATAAACACACTGCGACCTAGACCCGATATACCGACCCCGACAGCGAGCAACTGGACGCAGCAGGAAGGGAACCCAATAAATTGCAGACGACACAgtccagcagcacttcacaggaggctccaaaccACTGAAGActtcaccgagacaggggacaaaacgtctgcaaatcaacttcccggCTCGGCAAACACACCCACACCATGGCAACCGGAACCCGAGccacaaatctttacacaaacctcgAACTCGCCACAGGCACGCAGATGTGCCAGCACGCACACATCCTCACATGCGTGCATTGAGAGAAACAAGCACACACGCAGCCACAGACTCGCACAAGCACACAGCTACatatatgcacacatacacatagccATACAACCATGCACATCAAAATGCATGAacagctacacacacacacacacacacacacacacacacagctacagGAGTACAAGTGaggcagacatacacacacaacacagcCATATATACACACCCCATGCGTACGCAGCCCCTGATTTACAATACAGAATAAGCACATAACCTCTGGAACCAAACAGCTCCAcagtccccacccacccccccccaacgcCCACCCTGAGCACTCACtgtcatccatgttgaccatctcTTCAGTCCTTTCCTCCTTGCCCTGAGCGTCCCGCCGGGTCACAGTGGTGTATGACTGTTTGCCTTGTGACCGCGTCACCGTGGTCTCCTCGTTCCCTTCAGCGTCCCGGGTCACTCGACGCTCCTCCACGCTCTGGACGAGGGACACGTTTTAAAGCGACGCATGTCGACAGCAAACGGCGCGCCCGCACACGCCTCCTCCTGATCGTTCCGCGTTCC
It encodes:
- the LOC122545965 gene encoding HCLS1-associated protein X-1-like: LDSRVNSEGLDKILKPSEPRAGSYFKSVSVSKIVLPDGSVEERRVTRDAEGNEETTVTRSQGKQSYTTVTRRDAQGKEERTEEMVNMDDSECSG